The genomic stretch AAGAATATTTATGGTTATTAAAGCGTTCCAGCAATGACTATAACTGATATCATTATCTGCTTAAAGAACCCTGATAAAAAAACTTTAGTAGTTGACCAAAACCTTCACAAAGAGACTGTTCAGACCTGATAGTAACATCCATACgctaaggtggaactactgtcttccagcaacaattATCCACGcaagatctcacgtgacttctccggcttttgattttagctaacgctaacgacaaaacaacaaattatcctgcatttatatggaactaagctttaggagcgttccaccttaattTTCCTCCATGTTACGCCACATTCGGAAATCGACACTTCTCGGCTGGCAAGACGGCGGcgagcagaacaagctactgctaacgtgagttgttcaacaaccttctttttagtaaactctgtgtacacaaacaatgttctcaatgctcgtgttcatgtgtagagaccctggtgatactaccagcaaagtttcatgttgtgtcgagacttcttactgttttaaaaatagagattttgatgctattgtaaaagtgcccgtagcactcccattgaaaatgagtttgacccgaaaacgaaaatacggtaaatcttaaaagaccctctttcgttgtaattatatgcttttacacgaaagTTTGAcacatatacattcacaaaaaaagcctaggttgcattttggtgagagttttgctttaactaTTTGCTCCTTCTTGTCAATTTGTCGTTGTTGTACATtaagttctttctttctttgtgtaaagaATGTCTGTTTGTCGCAGTGGAAGATGGAGTGGTCACTTAAGACGCATGTTAAAGCGCGATGTAAGCTGGCGGAGTtaaagctgtccacttgtgatcggatcgCTAAAGGACGGATGTTAAAAGCAGGTCTGTGCAGATTCAAAGAGAAGGCAACTCACGTTATTTGCAACATTAAGATTTAGAAGCAAGTCAGGTCAGCTGCAAAATAAACACTCAAATTGacaatttgatgtttttaaaattacCAAACATTTAACCGTACTGGTGTCCAGTGCACTGCATCCCTCTCTAAATGCTCATATGTGAAAGGATTATGTAGCTTTTCACTCCAGTTTATGGTAATTTATACAATATTTTGGCATTGTTTCTTTAAGTGGTAGaatcatattttcttcattCTTAAGACTAAAACAAAAGTGAGAGTGTTATATTAATCACTGGCCCTTTAGTCATGAAGTCAGTCACAGGTATGCATAGTTTTATCAAGCAGTACTTGATAGAATTGTACTTTGACATCGGTTGTAGTTCTGGCAGCACTGCTTTAAACGTAAcacttttcttttactttgaaaatataatttcatgaaaatataaataactgAATTTGTCTGGCGTATGCTGGTTAAACTTCCATTAGGTTCCATCTCTGGGATCTTGTGCTATATTTGTGATTGTGAGCACTGTGGACTGGTTAAGTTCAGGTTCTGTAACATATTCACCCCAGCCATGGGtccaacatactgtacatacatggCAAATCTGTGAATTGTCACCTAAGAacatacagagacacaaaaaaagattttaatttaaaatgggGGGTAGAAGCAGGAAGAAAAGGGACTTCATCTAAATGCCTTAGATGCCCTTCCATCAGCCAAGACAAGTCTGTTTGTAGTTCATTGCTTGATTAATTATAGATGTAATCAATCAAGTCTCTACGACAGGCTTCTCAGTCAGGTAACGTAACACCGCCCTAAGTTCTGTCTTTGCTTAGCCAAAGTAATTGTCCAAAAGTACTGGCTCTCAGCTCTGCCAGCTGCACAGGAGCTGGTTGTGAGCTGACCCTGCTCTCTGACCTCCGTTGTGGAGCTGGGGAATTTAAAAAAGTTCCCCCTGACCTTCAGCAGGATACCACAAGAATGGTTTCATAGCGCTCACATTCCCCCTTGATTTAGCAGGAAGGGTCAAGGTGAAAGCAAATGCTGGCTGGATTTAGGTCACAAGTCAGGTGGGAATACGAGAGCCTCTGCAGCACATTCTGCATCGTCCTCTTCGTCTTCCTCAGGGATATTCTCTGGTTCCCATGTAAAAACATCCGAGGCGTTGTCAGTGAATGAACCAGAGTGGCTCCTTGTCATCTCCCAAGGACACAAAGCATCACGGCGGCCCAGGGCCAAGTTTTCTTTTGACTCGCCTATTTGCTCTGTGCTGAAATGTGTCTGTTCTTCATCAAGTGGACCCTCATTCTCTGCGACTTCATCTTTGTCACTGTTGGGAACATCAACTTTGCTTTCGTTTGAGGTTTGTGGATCCTTAGAATCCCAGGGACAAACATCTGCTCCAgtgctttcttcttttttgacaACTCCTGGTTCTTCTGTGTCCCACGGACAAACATCTGCCTGGGTGCTGCCTTGCTTTGTAAGAACTTTTGGTTCTTCCGTCTCCCATGGACAAACACTTTCCCGAGCAGTGTCTTGCTTTGTGAGAACTTTTGGTTCTTCCGTCTCCCATGGACAAACACTTTCCCGGGCACTATCTTGCTTTGTAAGAACTTTAGGTTCTTCTGTGTCCCACGGACAAACATCTGCCTGGGTACTGCCTTGCTTTGTAAGAAATTTAGGTTCTTCTGTGTCCCACGGACAAACATCTGCCTGGGTACTGCCTTGCTTTGTAAGAACTTTAGGTTCTTCTGTGTCCCATGGACAAACATCTGCCTGGGTACTGCCTTGCTTTGTAAGAACTTTAGGTTCTTCCGTCTCCCATGGACAAACATTTTCCCGAGCACTATCTTGTTTTGTGAGAACTTTTGGTTCTTCTGTCTCCCATGGACAAACATTTTCCCGGGCACTATCTTGCTTTGTAAGAACTTTTGGCTCTTCTGTTTCCCATGGACAAACATCTTGTTGGGaattttcttgtctttgttgaGTTTTGactgctccttcttcctctgtaTCCCACGGACAAACATTTGCACAAGTTGTGTCTTGCCTTACATTACTGTTTGATGCTTTGGGGGTCTGTGGCTTTCCTGTTTCTGGTTCACTACTATCCCATGGACAAACATCTGCCAGTCTTTCCATTCCCTGTGACACAGTCTTGGCAGAGGCAGTTTCTTCAGGGGGTCCAGTTTCCCAGGGACATACGTTTACTCTTGTGCCTTCTTTCCCTTCAGTCTGTATGGAAGCAGCATTCGAAGACAAGACATCTTTTTGTGAGTTTTCTGGTTTGTCTTGCTGTTCAGTCACCCAGGGACAGATATCTGCCTTGACGGTCATTTGGGAAGTTGAGTCTGTATTTGTTGGCTCCATGTTCCCCTCTTCCCACGGACAAATGTTTCCCGGTATTTTAGGGGGATCAGGGAATTCCCATGGGCAACATTCTGTCGACTGGGTCACTTGTCTACCTAAATGCAGGGCAGCTGATTTTGCAATTTGCTCATTAGTTAAACTTTCTTTTGATGTACTGGGGTAGACGGCAGCTTTCATAACTTCCTGTGGAATGGGCACTGTCAGCGTTCCCCTGCGCCCTGAGGGATTTAGGTTTTCATATACAACTTCAGCCTTGTCCTGAACATCCCAAGGACAGACATTAGCATATTCATTATCCTGCTTTACTGAAGGTTGGGATGCTTCTACAGTATCCCAGGGACATACATTTGCTTCATGTTTTACAGAGTGTTGTGTCAATGACTCTGTGGACACGTTAGTATGATAAATAATGGGGATATTCTGTGAACCTCTGCGATTACTATGCTCACTTCCTTGTCTTCTCACAATCTCTGGCTCTTGAGATTCCCATGGACACACATTAGATGGTTCAGATACCTGCGATTCCCAAGGGCAGACATTTGTTTTAATGCTCTGCTGCTTTTTTAGTCCCTCTCCTTCCTGAGAAGTACCAGTTCCCATTTCCCATGGACACACATCCACATGGGAAATATTACGGACTGGTGTAATCCGATTACTACCTCTTCTGTGAGTTGAGGGAGTTCtacagctgctggctgtttcCCAAGAACTTATACTGCCACGTTTGCTGTTCTGCcttgataaaaacacattttcatacgTGCCATCTTTTTGCATGTCGTCCGTATCCCAAGGGTAGACGGCAGATTTCACCATCACAAGCCTTCTCGGGCTTCTGTCGGAAGAATCCCCAGAGGACAGTCTGACGGCATTCTGCTTCACAAGGCATGGTTTTCCATCTGTTGTTGCCATTCTTTTATGCAATGCCCTCTTTTCGAAGCTTGGACGTCTACTAGAGGATCCTGATCTTGGAGTTGTGGAAGCACTTTCCTGACTTTTTTGTGAAACAGAATCCTCTCTATGTAAACTTCCCTCCCTACTGGACTTGCTTGTTGAATCAACAGATCCCATAAATGACTTCACAGAGAGCCACTTAGTGGTCGTGGTGCGTAGGGAGAGGACACGTTGATCTTTTGTGACCTTCCGTCTTGGAGAGCCTGGTGCACTTGCAGACACAGGGGACTGTGGGTTTGGGGAATCAGATTCACCTTGTGATCCCTTGTCCCCTGAAGGTGTACTCTCCACAGGTGGAACATGGTCCCAGGGACAGATAAGCGCTTGAGGTGATGGCGGCCTCCTATCCTCATCATCGTCAGAGTTTGCATAGGTGACATGCTTCTGGTTCTTGTCCCCTGATTGTTCTTGCTCCACATCCCAAGGACAGATCTCAGTCTTGTCAAAAGACTCTGACTGGAGAGCACTCCTGGTTTGGTCACCAATGGATAAGCTCTGTTTGGACCTTGTCAACACTGTGCTGGCTCTGCTGACCCTAGGTGTGTTCTCCACAGAATGGTTGGTAGTTGAGGTTAGACTCCAGGACTTATGGAGTCTAGTGTGATCAGGATGCAGGAGATTGGTATCAATTGTGAGATTCTGGGCACTGGCTGACTTACAGACCCCTGGTGGGATATCTAAGGAATCAGTCTCCGATCGCCGGGAGGATCTCTTCACAGCATTGGCCTGTAATGTGGAGTCACGCAAAGAAGACTCTCTTTCCCTGACGTAGTGATGATCACTCTGGGATTTGCGCATGCACGGTGATGGTGTTTTCATTGAACTTCTGTAACTGATACTGACCGATATTGTATCTGCGGTGCTCCTGAAGGACTCGGACTGATTCACACCCCTACTGCGGAAGGATCCATCTTTCTCCTCACGGCTGCACTGCCGGCTCATCGTTTCCGGGATCTCAGCTATGCGTCTAATAATGGATCTTCCCAATGCACATCGCGAGCTCCGCTTCTTTGACAGATGTGGGTTGTTAGCGGTCATCTTCTTGGTCTTGTGGACTTCTAACTGGGCATATAACTTCTTCAGCTCATCCTGGTGCATATGAAGAAGGGTGGGAATTGATGAAGGGATTGAGGAAATGgttgaggagaggaaaagataAGGAGAGTAAGGTAAAAGACACGTTTCATTTAAGAAGAACACAAATTAGGATAAAAGGATAAAGGGGTGAAAGGTTATACAGTAAAATATGTGGTCATTTATCGTTTTATTGTATACTGTTAATTTAGTGTTAAAATTATGATAAATTTAAGATCTGTTTAATTGAGCGTATATGTGGTCATAACTGAAATTAAGGGACATttaatttttgttatttaaaggtGACTTTTGGAATTTCTTCCACTTTTGGTAAGTTATGTCCCAATGCAAAGTGATAACATCGTTCTGAGGAGACGAGAGAGTTTACCCTGAAGTCATCCGGGTCCACACTTGGCTCACTCCAAACAGAGTGAAAACTGCTGTTGAGGTACGAGCCGGAGCGCCGGAGGTCCACTTCATCCTCGTACACCTCTGCTGCTATCTCCTCTCTCCCAGGCTTTGACACGTAAAGAAACTGtgggacacacacagagatacaaTTCATGTGTGAACTGGTCAGAGATGGAAGTTTCCATCAAGGCCAAGAGTCAGAATGTCCCGATAGGAGGTCTAGATTCCTCATCATTCCACATTGATTGATAACCTTTTTTTCTAATCtgatcctttatttattttggtgctgTGACACACAAAAGCCGAATACCTTGGGAATGAAGAGCAGGGCGAGTGTCACAGTGATGGTCACAtgggtgtgtgtgaaggagagcagCAACATCCAatcaggatggagagaggggaaggTGAACCTGAGGGAGAcggaaaacacacaatcatgtaacatctgtaacacacacagacacactgccgATTCAAGCTGTCCTGCATTTAAAGGTCCAGATAAAATGCCCGCTCATTACCGGAACAGGTGAAACATGGTGGAGAGAAGCAGCTCATTGTGGATGGCGATGCCCATGTAGCGAGGCTCGTGGAAGGCTGAGGGGACGGGCCTGACGGCGGTCCACAGGGAGCTGCCCCAGCACAGGAACAGAAGCTCAGCTGTGGCAGAACAACATGAGAACAAAGGGAAGTGGTGACAGTAGAAGAGTGCTGTTCATTTTTAGTGTAATATGTTTTGATCGATCCCATAATGATGAAAAGCTCAAATCTAAGATGGTCTGAGTCACAGCTTGTCTGATCAACGAGGCAAATTCTTGTTTCATACAACTTATATTTGTAGTTTCACGATTCAGTTTTGTCTTCGTCGCGATAACCTGACCTCCAACCTGACCTCCAACCTGTCTGATCCTTTATGTTTCCGGACTTGTAGTTAAGTTTATTTCTTCACTGATCCAAGAACTTTAGAGACTGCCATGTTTGTAATTCTGGGAAAAATAACGAAAACAAGACCAAAATTGTAATTAACTGAACTTATCCTTAAAATGAATTAAGGTAACCCTTTATAACACGGCGCGCGATTTACGGTGTAATTTCACAACATTTACCATATAATTCCTCTGAAGTTTTAGTGTAATGTCATTACGCTAATACTTACCGGTTCCTATTGGTACGTAAATATTGGCAAAGGGCAACAAGGGAGTAACAGTTGGGGAATTAAGAAAGAATAAAGAAGTAAATTATACCGTATGTATATTTATAATTACCGGATACAGTAAACAGGGCTTAACAGATGAGCCAAAATTATAATATTTGAAAGTATGAGGTTAAGTATAAACAAATTTACCTTCTCTCAGGAAACATGACaggtttttacttttacttggtTTGGAATGAGAACAAGTTTAGAAATGTGTCTGTGCTTTGTGTCTTTAGAGCCGAATCGATATATCTATCGATATATCtaaagaaaatgcatttttgataaccacatttaaCATCCATATACTTTTACTCCCTGGTATCAACATAAAACCCAAAACTGCATAACGGTGCATGTTCGTCCAGAACTGCAGCAGCTAATAAAACAGTATACTACAACACATCATGACCACAAGATACACATCCTCACAGGACTGATGTCTGATGCTAGAGAAGCAAACAAATCTGTTTAGAAGTCTGGTTACACAACCAGAAATCTGAAGGACGCCCACcgtccacacacacaggaaccAGCTGACTGTATTTTAGGATCAaattgccaaaagtatttgctcacctgccttgactcacatacgaacttaagtgacatcccattcttaatccacagggtttaatatgacgtcggtccctttgcagctataacagcttcaactcttctgggaagcctttccacaaggtttaggagtgttatgggaattt from Sparus aurata chromosome 1, fSpaAur1.1, whole genome shotgun sequence encodes the following:
- the gpr179 gene encoding probable G-protein coupled receptor 158, encoding MGPVWLLLLLPSVLRAQVTPELPSGVTVESDNSTDSVTNSTAASEVSSSLRPPDSSGSAAMPTEAPTEEEDDWTPAETFMYTGESSTLEEARCSRAYSPPGQTGSLPLSFTAPLRPALDALANTANFLNMIFQASDLRESTVQEDMEWYHALVRALLEADVLIQRALLTFDADPTAPMPQLVLRASRNPAAKVQTIILQDLSKAWESLHPPAPAPDDSWFRNFKFPQSTQQTTALSKRVLFNDLSTLETPKWRQGDSYVTNRSGVRWAGAPFLDCEDRRFVPGWMLTLSTSFYGLKPDLTPEFRGVIRVDVNIQDIDLDQCATGDGWFADTHLCNRTSMECVPVPGRGFRLGQYCCRCKDGYYNPLIAPPDSGVGADGGSVNGSDGDGGTCYPNMPICLPCWPGCPSCQDGTPCRVQEAWLLRAGVLAVQGVFMFLIFVSMLVAYRHRRNRRIRASGLLLLETILFGSLLLYFPVFIMYFKPSTFRCILLRWVRMLGFSIVYGTVTLKMYRVLKVFLSRTAQRVPYMSSLHLLRILGVMLMTVSWFLCAWTVGVLQNRDRNIPVFVTTNTSDGQGFNLCYLDRWDYMMAVAELLFLCWGSSLWTAVRPVPSAFHEPRYMGIAIHNELLLSTMFHLFRFTFPSLHPDWMLLLSFTHTHVTITVTLALLFIPKFLYVSKPGREEIAAEVYEDEVDLRRSGSYLNSSFHSVWSEPSVDPDDFRDELKKLYAQLEVHKTKKMTANNPHLSKKRSSRCALGRSIIRRIAEIPETMSRQCSREEKDGSFRSRGVNQSESFRSTADTISVSISYRSSMKTPSPCMRKSQSDHHYVRERESSLRDSTLQANAVKRSSRRSETDSLDIPPGVCKSASAQNLTIDTNLLHPDHTRLHKSWSLTSTTNHSVENTPRVSRASTVLTRSKQSLSIGDQTRSALQSESFDKTEICPWDVEQEQSGDKNQKHVTYANSDDDEDRRPPSPQALICPWDHVPPVESTPSGDKGSQGESDSPNPQSPVSASAPGSPRRKVTKDQRVLSLRTTTTKWLSVKSFMGSVDSTSKSSREGSLHREDSVSQKSQESASTTPRSGSSSRRPSFEKRALHKRMATTDGKPCLVKQNAVRLSSGDSSDRSPRRLVMVKSAVYPWDTDDMQKDGTYENVFLSRQNSKRGSISSWETASSCRTPSTHRRGSNRITPVRNISHVDVCPWEMGTGTSQEGEGLKKQQSIKTNVCPWESQVSEPSNVCPWESQEPEIVRRQGSEHSNRRGSQNIPIIYHTNVSTESLTQHSVKHEANVCPWDTVEASQPSVKQDNEYANVCPWDVQDKAEVVYENLNPSGRRGTLTVPIPQEVMKAAVYPSTSKESLTNEQIAKSAALHLGRQVTQSTECCPWEFPDPPKIPGNICPWEEGNMEPTNTDSTSQMTVKADICPWVTEQQDKPENSQKDVLSSNAASIQTEGKEGTRVNVCPWETGPPEETASAKTVSQGMERLADVCPWDSSEPETGKPQTPKASNSNVRQDTTCANVCPWDTEEEGAVKTQQRQENSQQDVCPWETEEPKVLTKQDSARENVCPWETEEPKVLTKQDSARENVCPWETEEPKVLTKQGSTQADVCPWDTEEPKVLTKQGSTQADVCPWDTEEPKFLTKQGSTQADVCPWDTEEPKVLTKQDSARESVCPWETEEPKVLTKQDTARESVCPWETEEPKVLTKQGSTQADVCPWDTEEPGVVKKEESTGADVCPWDSKDPQTSNESKVDVPNSDKDEVAENEGPLDEEQTHFSTEQIGESKENLALGRRDALCPWEMTRSHSGSFTDNASDVFTWEPENIPEEDEEDDAECAAEALVFPPDL